DNA sequence from the Kazachstania africana CBS 2517 chromosome 4, complete genome genome:
TCTGACGTCAATCATGGTAAAAGTCAAAAACAGACAGGGCTTGAATGGATGTATAAATCCGTtacttttgatgaaaatgaggaCTATTTACttggaaagaaaaaattggatacAACTATTATTAAGAATAAACCAATAGATGATAAGCCCAAGAAAGATACTACTATCGCTGCTGAACGTCCCAAGTATGACTATTCTAATGACGATCCCATGAGTAAGTTTAACAAAGTCCAGAAAAGGTCAAGACCAGttgagaaaaagaaagtctCTAAACCATCAGTTACCAGAAAGAACACTAATACTGCTACTACCGttacaaaaaattataaagaTTTTGACTATTAGATTttgcttttcttctttggcgGTTCATCATTCtcactttcttcattatctatGTCCAAGGGCTCTTCGGCGCTGTCATAATCAGAATCACTTGCCTCATCTTCAAGGTCTCTCTGTGCTTCTGTATAGTATTTCACACAGTATGGATACAAATCTTCACTAAACAATGTAGCAAAGGAATCACCGTGTGGGAACTCTTTTCCTGGTTTTAACCCAGTCCATTTGAACCAACCgaaaaatgatttcataCCTTTTCTATAGTTTCTTTTACCTTCGTCACTTTTCTTATCTTCAATCAGTGAAGGGTTTATTGAATTGTACGACTTGGGCCATATAATTTCGACTGATTCActaatcaatttttcaccCTCCACAGATTCATCTTCACTTTCACTATCTTTATTGTCTTCAGGAATTATTTTAATCAATTTAAATGCCTTTGTAACGGTTTGTGCTGGGAAATCACCTTcgatttcattaaatttgaaagtaatgCTAAAATTACCAACATTTTCCTCGTCATAATCaacaataatttgattgataCAATCAACGTATTTGAAATCTGATGCTCTTATaaaattaacaaaattGGAATGTTGCGATAGTataattttccaaaatgaaTCTATCGAATCAATAAGTTTGTCtctttttaaataaatcgGTTTATATTTCAGTAttttgaacttttcaatctctttttcaattttttcaatttcaacttcattCTCAGCTAGCTCGAGAAAAGCTTTGCTcatttcactttcttcacTCCTGTATATCCATTATAGTTAGTAAATTGAGTCTTTCTGCGGAATTTCACAGTTAGCACATACATGATAAGCGTAATCTTGATATTCTGAACTCTGCCTTATCTTTTTATATACACtagtaatttttttttcaaaagcatcgcaaattttcttgtatgTCACTACTGGAAAATCAAAGCGAAATCGCTCCTTTTACATATTAAATCGTTATTTGAAGAGAGATTTATTTATCATAATAtacaaattatttattaccGAAATACTCTTCGTGaagttttctttgttgTTCCCATTgcttctttaattttttagtCATactttttgtaatttcatTACCATCTTTATCTTTAGTTGGAATACCTTCGTTATCCCATTCAGAATACAAGTCGCCGTTC
Encoded proteins:
- the CWC25 gene encoding U2-type spliceosomal complex subunit CWC25 (similar to Saccharomyces cerevisiae CWC25 (YNL245C); ancestral locus Anc_1.117), which encodes MGSGDLNLLKSWNPKLVKNRKKVWETEQELLKEEQKLEERRKEIEKERELNELINSDVNHGKSQKQTGLEWMYKSVTFDENEDYLLGKKKLDTTIIKNKPIDDKPKKDTTIAAERPKYDYSNDDPMSKFNKVQKRSRPVEKKKVSKPSVTRKNTNTATTVTKNYKDFDY
- the VPS75 gene encoding Vps75p (similar to Saccharomyces cerevisiae VPS75 (YNL246W); ancestral locus Anc_1.116), whose product is MSKAFLELAENEVEIEKIEKEIEKFKILKYKPIYLKRDKLIDSIDSFWKIILSQHSNFVNFIRASDFKYVDCINQIIVDYDEENVGNFSITFKFNEIEGDFPAQTVTKAFKLIKIIPEDNKDSESEDESVEGEKLISESVEIIWPKSYNSINPSLIEDKKSDEGKRNYRKGMKSFFGWFKWTGLKPGKEFPHGDSFATLFSEDLYPYCVKYYTEAQRDLEDEASDSDYDSAEEPLDIDNEESENDEPPKKKSKI